The Methanolacinia petrolearia DSM 11571 genome has a segment encoding these proteins:
- a CDS encoding FHA domain-containing protein, translating to MPEDLYRTILNDDTPLFYERLSDYLSVLGNPTRLKILKIIEKNPKDIREISNEIGTSYENTKKHLNKLLKIGLIRKDAGVGKPTSKGIHAVWKYSTIPGGLELIARNVGSFCNMEIKNPELASRLVEIRKMIDDEISSDMPVLVLLGGTDDGRVYTVRKNTVRLGRYDPSAKGIFDEENDIVLDDDYRGVTRISKPHAVIILEDGVWCIMDEGSTGGTSVNGKLIGKSVRTVLSDGDMIELGAGEGMASFVFHLKKNSDTADENNLSSGDEI from the coding sequence ATGCCCGAAGATCTCTACAGGACGATACTGAACGATGACACGCCGCTGTTTTACGAGAGGCTCTCGGATTACCTGAGCGTACTTGGGAATCCGACAAGGCTGAAGATATTAAAGATAATCGAAAAAAATCCGAAGGACATCCGGGAGATCTCGAATGAGATCGGGACGAGCTACGAAAACACGAAAAAACACCTCAATAAACTTCTTAAAATCGGATTGATCAGAAAAGATGCCGGTGTCGGAAAGCCTACTTCAAAGGGTATACATGCGGTCTGGAAGTATTCAACGATTCCGGGCGGCCTTGAACTTATTGCACGGAATGTCGGCAGTTTCTGTAATATGGAGATTAAAAATCCCGAACTTGCAAGCCGGCTCGTAGAGATCAGGAAGATGATTGATGATGAAATATCATCGGATATGCCTGTTCTTGTTCTTCTCGGGGGGACGGATGACGGCAGGGTCTACACGGTCAGAAAGAATACGGTTAGACTCGGGAGGTATGACCCGTCTGCAAAGGGAATTTTTGACGAGGAGAATGACATAGTCCTGGATGACGATTACAGGGGCGTTACAAGGATTTCGAAACCGCACGCCGTAATAATCCTGGAAGACGGTGTATGGTGCATCATGGATGAAGGAAGTACGGGCGGGACCTCGGTAAACGGCAAATTGATTGGAAAGTCCGTTAGAACCGTTCTTTCAGACGGGGACATGATCGAACTCGGGGCCGGTGAAGGTATGGCTTCGTTTGTCTTCCACCTGAAGAAGAATTCGGATACTGCTGATGAAAATAACCTCAGTAGTGGTGATGAGATATGA
- a CDS encoding DUF6790 family protein, translating into MKISIWAMMLILSVLVAIISLLLTGTMNIHNVVYAFLFWLLVIGVGVTGIIAFSGHFFKADGIAEKIGWPKGNPFQREIAFTNLGIGIAGVLCFFLKDGFWLAVIVMYSIFSAGAGFGHIYEQRKNENAAEYNTGAVVAFDILMPVVLIALWILMSVT; encoded by the coding sequence ATGAAGATCAGTATCTGGGCGATGATGCTTATTCTCAGCGTATTGGTCGCGATAATCAGCCTGCTGCTGACCGGAACGATGAACATTCATAACGTTGTATATGCTTTCCTTTTCTGGCTCCTTGTAATCGGGGTAGGAGTCACTGGAATAATCGCTTTCTCCGGCCATTTTTTCAAAGCGGATGGGATTGCCGAAAAGATTGGGTGGCCCAAAGGAAATCCGTTCCAGCGTGAGATCGCATTTACGAACCTCGGGATCGGGATTGCGGGTGTGCTGTGCTTTTTCTTAAAGGACGGTTTCTGGCTTGCGGTGATCGTTATGTATTCAATATTCTCGGCAGGGGCTGGCTTTGGGCATATATACGAACAAAGAAAGAATGAAAATGCAGCCGAGTATAACACAGGGGCTGTTGTCGCATTCGATATCCTGATGCCTGTCGTGCTGATCGCTCTCTGGATTCTGATGTCTGTGACCTGA